TGGCCAGCAAGGCCAGGACCCGGTAAGGGGCCGGGACCTGCAGAACCTCCTTGACATATTCCTCCGAGGACTGCCCTGCTGCCGTTTGCCGCAGGCGAATCTGAATCCAGCAGGAACCCAGGCCCAGGGAGGTGGCAGCCAATTGCATCAGGATGGTAGCGATGGAGGCATCTTCGATCCAGACATCGCATTTGTTTTCATCGGCGATAACAGCGATACCCAGTGGTGCCTCAGCCAGAAAAGAAATACTGTGGGCCTTGGCTTTGGCCAGCTGTTGCAACAAACTTTTATCCTGGATGACAATGAATTCC
Above is a window of Carboxydocella sporoproducens DSM 16521 DNA encoding:
- a CDS encoding nitroreductase family protein, which gives rise to MLELLQKRRSIRRFTDQPVEKEKIEKILQAALLAPSSRSLRPWEFIVIQDKSLLQQLAKAKAHSISFLAEAPLGIAVIADENKCDVWIEDASIATILMQLAATSLGLGSCWIQIRLRQTAAGQSSEEYVKEVLQVPAPYRVLALLAIGYPAETRSPASLEQLAYDKIHYNQYSKNPVR